The stretch of DNA TCGCAACTGGGAGCTTCGTTACACGCAGTCGGCCCATCGCATGTCGCTGAGCCGTGCGGTTGGCGTCGATATGGAAAGCGCCACCATTGCCGGCCAGGGTTATCGCTTCCGCGTCCCCTATGGCACACTGCTGTGCGTATCCGACAAGCCGCTCCATGGCGAAATCAAGCTGCCGGGCCAGGCGAACAAGTTCTACGAGGAGGCGATTGCCGCCCACCTCGAGATTGGTGTTACCGCCTGCCGTCTCTTGCGTGACGAAGGGCCCCGCTTGCACAGCCGCAAACTGCGCGCTTTCAACGAACCGCCGTTCCGGTGATAAGGCTCCCCTGAAGAAGGGGAAATTCATGAGCAAGGCAGATAACCGTTCGCGCTCGATTGCGGGCCGCGTGGCCATCGTCACCGGCGCGGCGAGCGGCATGGGCCGTGCGACCGCGAAGCTCTTCGCAGCCGAAGGCGCCAGGGTCGCCGTGACCGATCTCGACTTCGCGGCCTGCCAGGCTGTGGCTCGCGAATGCGGAACGAACGCGCTGCCCTATGCGCTCGACGTGGCCGATGCCGAAGCAATCGCCAGGGTCGTGATTCAGGTGGCGGAGGATTTCGGAGGCATCGACATCCTCGTCAACAATGCCGGTGTGTCCAGCTTCTGCCCGCTCGACCAGGGTGACGCCTACGATGAAATCTGGGCAAGAGCGCTGGCAGTAATGCTGACCGCGCACCAGCGCATGGTCCGCGCGGCGCTGCCCTATCTTCGCAAGAGCGATGCCGCGCGCATCGTGAACATCGCCTCTACCGAGGGCCTCGGCGCGACCCCTGGCGACACTCCCTATGTCGCGGCCAAGACCGGGGTGACCGGATTAACGCGCGGCCTCGCGGTCGATCTCGGCCCGGAGGGAATCACGGTGAACTGTATCTGCCCCGGCCCGATCAGCACGGCGATGACGCAAGGCGTGCCCGACGAACACAAGATCATCTTTGCCAAGCGACGCACCGCCTTGAAACGCTACGGCGACCCCGAGGAAGTGGCCCACATGACCCTGTCACTGGTGCTGCCAGCTGCCAGCTACATCACCGGCGCGGTAATTCCTGTCGATGGCGGCCTGATGGCACGGAATGCTTAGACTTCAGTCGCAGCTTCCTCGGCTGCATCGGCGGCAGCGTCTTCGGGAAAAACCACACCGCCGGCGAACTGCAGTTCAGAACAGCCGCCGTGCGTCGTCTCGTCGCATCCGTAAAACGCGATGTCCGCTTCCCAGCCACCCAGCTCGATGTGGATGATCGGGTCGTTACAGGAGTCCTAGTCGAGCGTCGGTTCATGAACCGCGATTTCAAGCAACGAGACGATGCCTTGAGGATCGCTGGCGGTCACCATGGGATCTGTCGCCACGGCCGGACCGGAAAGAACAAGTCCGCAGGCGGCAACCAGCATCGATACTCGGCGCATCATCCCTTCCCTTTCGTCTTCGTCTTGCCTTGTTGGGCGTGGTCTTCGATGAACTTGATGATCATGCCGGCAATATCTTTGCCGGTTGCCTGCTCAATACCCTCGAGTCCGGGTGAGGAATTCACTTCCATGATCACCGGGCCGTGATTGCTCCGCAGCATGTCGACACCGCAGACGTTCAGGCCCATCCGCTTTGCCGCGCGCACCGCGGTCGAGCGTTCCTCGGGCGTGATCTTGATTAGTTTCGCACTGCCGCCGCGATGGAGGTTCGAGCGGAATTCATCCGGCGCGCCGGTGCGTTGCATCGCGGCGACCACCTTGCCACCGATCACCAGCGCACGGATGTCGGTGCCGCCGGCTTCCTTGATGAACTCCTGCACCAGGATGTTGACGTTGGCCCCGCGAAACGCCTCGATCACCGATTTGGCGCTGCTCATGGTTTCGGCCAGAACCACGCCGATACCCTGGGTTCCCTCGAGCAGCTTGATTACCACCGGTGGGCCGTTGACCGCGCGAATGATTTCCTCGGTCTGCTTGGGATCGTGGGCAAACGCAGTCAGCGGTAGCCCGAGCCCGTGCTTGGCGAGGATCTGCATGCTGCGTAGCTTGTCGCGACTGCGACCGATCGCGACGCTTTCGTTCAATGACCACACCCCGGCCATCTCGAACTGGCGCAAGATCGCAAGGCCGTAATTCGTAATCGACGCGCCAATGCGCGGGATGACCACGTCGTAACCGTTCACCTTCTCGCCATTGTAGCTGACGGTGGGGCGGTGACTGGCGATATGGACCGTGCAGCGCAAGGTGTTGAGCACGTCCATGGAATGCCCACACGCCTCGGCCGCTTCGACCAGCCTCCTGTGCGAATACAGGTCCGGGTTGCGCGCCAACATGGCGATCTTCATGTCTTGTAGCCTTTTTCCACGTCCCGACCGGGCGTCTGAAGCCACGAATGGCCCGAGTCGACGACGAAGCGGCGCCTTAGCGCAGATCGGCCGATGAGCATTGGAAATTTCATGTCGGATCGGTCGGCAAGGCTGATCTCCACCCGGAACTCAAGGCTACCGATCCTTAGTGGCGTTTTTATGATCATCCGGCGTTGCGTCTCGCCGTTCGAACTGGTGATGCCGCGCCAATCGACATGCACGGCCTCACACACTTGCCGGACGTGCTGACGTTCGAAATCGACCGCAAAGCGGACATACTGCTCCCCATCGCGCTCGAACTTCTCGAGCACGGTCGCATGGAGCGACGACGTGCGTGCCCCGGTGTCGATCTTGGCGGGCAGTTCATGAAGGCCAAGTTCCGGCAAGTGCACGAGTTCGCGCCATCCAACGACCGGCATGAGCTTCATTTCGGGGTTCACTCGATGATCGCCAGCCCGTCTCCGCCATCCCCACCATCGAGGCGGCGCAGTACCTTGCCCGAAGCGAAATCCACTTCAGCGATCGTGTCGGTGCCGGTTTCCGCAACGTAGATCCGCTGTCCGTCCGGCGACCACAGTATGGTCACCTGCTGGCGCTGCTCGGCCTCTTGCGGACTCGATACCGCAATCGTGCGCGCCACTTCGCCGGTTTGCGCATCGATCACCGTCAATGCCCCTGCTGCAAGGTCCGAAGTGACCGCAAAATCGCCTTGCGGCCGTACGGCGATACGCAAAGGAAATGGACCGACCGAGACCGATTTGCGGACCGTCAGGTCTTCAGGGGAAATCATATAGGCTTCGTTCGAGCCACGCGCGGAAACCCACAGAGTCTCACCGTCGGGCGCGAGAGAAATGCCCTCCGGCTCTATCCCCACTTCGATCGATTGTGGCGCACGGCGCGTCAGCAAGTCGACCCTCGTCACCGTCTTGGAGCTCAAATCGGTCGTCCAGGCATGCCGCGCATTGGGCGCGACTACCAGCATGTGCGTGCCACGCTGGCCCGTCCCGTATTCGAAGGTTTCGGCCTTGCCGAGCGGATCGCGAACCCAGAAAATCGACTGACGTCCTTCGGCGGTGGCATAGAGGTCGCCATTGTCTTGCCAGACGATGCCGTGCGGGCGGGCATTGTCGCCCAGTTCAATGCTCGCGACCTTTTCAAGGCCATCCGTGCGGAAGATGTCGACGCTCGTCCCGCCATAGCAGGCGAGCGCGACATGGCGGTCATCGGGCGAGGTCGCCAGTTCGTGCGGGTTGGCACAACTCGCCACCAGCGCCGTGCGCGCACCGGTCGCCAGATCGACCTTGGCCAGCGTGTTGCCGAATTTTCCCGCGACGAACAGCGCCCCGCTGACACCTTCCGCGGCAGGAGTTTCAGTGACCTCCGCCAGCGGTGCACAGGCAACCGCCAGCGGGATCAGGACCAGTGGGAAGACGCGGCTCACCATCCCTTGGGCTTGCCCTTGTTCTGCTGCTCAAGCCACTTCATCAGCGGCTTGAAATACTCGAGCATCGGTTTGGCGCTCATCTCGCGGGTCCCGGCGAAAACTTCGAGCGCGTCGGGCCATGGCTTGCTGGCCCCCATCTCGAGCATGGCGTTCAGCTTCTCGCCGACTTCCTTGTTGCCATAGAACGAGCAGCGATGCAGCGGTCCCTTCCAACCAGCCTGGTCACAGGCGGCCTTGTAGAACTGGAACTGCAGGATCCGCGCGAGGAAGTACCGCGTATAGGGCGTGTTACCCGGGATGTGGTACTTGGCACCGGGATCAAAGGCATCAAGCGGGCGATCGACCGGCGGGGTAATGCCCTGGTAATCGCGCTTCAGCCCAACCCATGCCGCATTATAGGCCTCGGGCGGGACGGTGCCGTCGAATACGCCCCAGCGCCATTTGTCGACCAGCAGGCCGAAGGGCAGGAATGCGACCTTGTCCATCGCCTGGCGCAGCAGCAGGCCGATGTCCTTGTCCGCGCTGGGCACGTCGTTGCGATCCAGCAGGCCGATCTGCACCAGGTACTCCGGCGTGATCGAGAGCGCGACGAAATCGCCGATCGCCTCATGGAAGCCGTCATTGGCGCCGTTGAGGTGCAGGTAGCTCTGATCCTGATAGGCGCGCTGGTAATAATTGTGGCCGAGCTCGTGGTGAATGGTGACGAAGTCGTCGGCATTCACCTTGATGCACATCTTGATGCGGATATCGTCCTTGTTGTCGATATCCCAGGCGCTGGCATGGCACACGACTTCGCGGTCGGCTGGCTTCAGGAACATCGAGCGCTTCCAGAAGGTCTCGGGCAGCGGCTTCATGCCCAGCGAGGAGTAGAAACCCTCGCCGATCTTGACCATGTCGATCGGGCCCTTGTCCTGCGCGGCCAGCAATTCGCCGATGTCATAGCCGATGTCGCCAGCCCCGGCGGGAGCTACCAATGGGTAAATATTGCCCCATTCCTGGGCCCACATGTTGCCGAGCAGATCAGCACGGATCGGGCCGGTCTTTGCCTGCACCTCATCGCCGTACTTCTCACTAAGCTTGCTGCGCACATAAGCGTGCAGTGCGACGTAGAGCGGCTTGGTCTCTTCCCACAACCTTTCGGTCATGGCGGTGAACTCCTCGGGACTCATGTCATAGCCCGAACGCCACATTGCACCGACATCGTCGAAACCGAGTTCCTTTGCGCCTAGGTTGGCGATCTCGACCATGCGGACATAGTCGCCCTTCATCGGACCGCCGACATTGTCGTGCCAGCTGGACCACATCTCGGCCAGTTCTTCCGGAGTCCGTTCGGGATTGCCCATTTCGGCTTCGATATCGGAGCCACTGATCTCCTTGCCGTTCAACATCCCCTTGCCCTTGCCGTACTGGCTGTTGAGGCGCGTCGCGATCTCGTTGAGTTCGGTCGCTGCACCTGGCATGGTCGGAGCGGGCAGGACGATGTTGTTGCGCAGGATGTCGAGCTTGCGCTTCACCACCGGGTCGAGGTTGGCAATTTCAGCGTATTTCGCGGCTTCGAGCGCATATTTCACGCTCTTCTCGGTACCCACGGCGCCGATCTTGGCCGCCAGCGCATCGGTGTCTTCGGTGATGTAGGTGTTGTTGACCCAGTAGACCTGGCTCGCCTCTACCGAATAGTCGAAGAGATCCTGTTCGACCGAGGCGACCCAGTCTGCAGCGCCTTGTGGCGTCATCGGGAAGGCGGCATTCTCGGCCGGCGCGACCTCGTGGTGTTCAGCCAATGCGGGGCTGGCAAGCGAAATGGCGAGCGCGGACAGCGCGACGGATGCGAATTTCATGAATGTCCTCTCTCGGGAACTTACGACTGGTTACACATGCTACCGGATTGCACCTGCAGCCCAGCTTAATCAAGCCGTCCGGGAGGAATTCCGGTCGAGCAACAATGCAGCCAGGATGACGAAGAAACTGGCCAGCCAGGCGGCCATCTTGATCGGCCGCACAGTCGCCGCGAGACCGGCGAGACCGTCATCACCCGCCCGTTGGACCAGTTGCACGAATTGGCTGATCGTCTCGACATAATCCGCCACAAGAAAGATCGCGCCTGCGGCCAGCGTCGTGGTGCCCAGCAGCCTGACGCGCTGCTTCGGCGACTGCATGAACCATCGCCCGCCGAGGATGCAGCCGACGCCGTAAATGCCGATGAAGACGAGATCGCCGATCATCGCGATGCGCGCCTGCCCATAGAGTGCCGCCGCATCCCACGCCGCCTGGATTCGGTCTATTTCCGCCGCGGTTCCGGCGGACTGGTGATCGGAAATCCCGCCCGGAACCTCGGTCAGCATCAACGGCAGGCTCAGCATGATGACGATCGCAAAGGCCACGAGCCCCCCGATCCAGCTCCACAGGAAAGCGCGCTTGAGCGTCATCTTGTATCTCCCAACCAATCGGCGATCGCCTGTCCCATTTCAGGCTTGGTGCAGCTGCTCATGTGAGTGCCGGGTACTTCGACATAGGTCGCATTGGGCAGCAGTGCGGCGAGCTCGGGCGCCGAACCGTTATCGCGGTCCTCGTCACCGCAGACAACCAGCGCTGGCATGGTGACATTGTCGAGCAGGGCCAGATCGAGATCGGGCATGGTGTCGAGCAGCATGCGCGCGGCAGTTCGGTCGATTCCCTGTGACTTGAGGAACATCTTCGAGAAATAAGCCGGATCGCCCTGCTCGATGCTGTCGAATTCGTCGATCACGCGACGAAAGAACCCGGACCGCTTTCGCCATTCGCCAAGACCGGCCGTGCCCATCCCGCCGAGCACGACGCGCGCAGGCGCAAGCACTCTGGTAGCGACCGCGTGCAAGGTGGTGCGTGCGCCAAGCGAGAAGCCGCCGAGATCGTAGTCGTCCAGGCCAAGATGTTCGACCAGAGCAACGAGGTCGCGCACTAGAACCCTGCTTGGGTACGCGGCCGGATCCTGCGGCACCGCGCTTTCGCCATGGATGCGGAAATCGAGCATCAGGACTTCATATCCGCGCGCAGCGATCGTCTCGTGATGCCCCCACTTGATCCAGTTCATCTCCGCACTTGAGAACAAGCCGTGAAGCAGCACGAAGGGTCGCCCCTCCCCGTGCCGGTGAAGCGCCAGGTCGGTCCCGTCGAAGCTTGCGAAATGTTCGGTCTTCATTCGGGAACGTCCAGTCCTTCTTTCTTCCAGCGGGCTGTAATGCTTGGCGTTCCGTCACTGCGCTGCCGCGGCAATCCGCTCGTGTCGATCCACGCTTCGTGGAGGCTCTCGGCACCATAATGCCCCGACGGTACAAAGCCCGATGGGTCATCGAAACTCCCGATGGTCAGGTCATCGCGCCCCTTGTTGTCCTTGTAGTGGAAACCGAGGGGCGTGCCGCAATGCGAGCAGAACGGGCGATCAGCGATCGGGCTACTTTCGTACCTGTCGGGCTCGCTCTCCCAAGTCAGCGCTTCGCGAGGCACCTGGACGAAGGCGGCGGCGAAACCGCCGGTGGCCTTCTGGCACATCCGGCAGTGGCACAGGTAAGCCTCTGCATCCTCGACATCGACCCGATAACGGACCCGTCCGCACTGGCAGCCGCCTGTCTTGATCGTGCTCATCGGGCCGAAAGCCCCTTTTGCTCCATCCGCCATTTGGCCATTTCGATACGGTCCTGGCCGAAGAAGGGTTCACCTTCGAAGACTAGCGTCGGCACGCCCCAATGGCCGGCAGCTTCCAACGCATCCTGATTGGCGGCGATTTCGGCATCGAGTGCCTCGGGCTCGGCCGTGACCTCGGCTTCGATCTCGGCCGCATCCAGCCCGGCGCGTTCGAGTGCGGAAGCAAGGTGGTCGCCCTCGTGCCAGTTCTCCTGCCCACCCCAGATCATCTGACCCGCCTCATGGGCGAATACGAGGCCCTTGCCCCGACGCGCGGCAGCCTGCCCCATGCGCGTGACACGGCGGATATAGGGCTGCTCTTCCGCGATCTTGCGTGTGGCGACGTCCTGCACGATCGGATCCGGCCGCGGCGCACCGAAGGGAATGCCGTGGAACTGTGCCACGCGGATCATGTCGCGGAAGGTATAGGCCAGCCAGTTGGGATGGTTGCGCTCGAAGAAATCGGGCTGGCGGATCGCCAGCGGATAGACCGGGCGCAGGGTGATATCGAGGTCATACTCCTCCGCCATGGCACGATAACGGCCCACCGACAGGTAGCTGTAGGGCGAGCGGAAGCTGAAATAGAGGTCTGCGATCAGTGTCATGGCACGGGTTCTATCGCGCAGTTGCACGATGCGCCACTACGGTTTCAAAATTTGCACGTTGCAATAATAAGCCCTGTTATTATATGTGCCGCCATGGAAACCAACGTCGGATATCTCCTCTCGGATAGCGGCCGCCTGCTGCGCAAGACTTTCGACGAGCGGGTGCGCAGCCTTGGCCTCACCGCGGTGCAGGCCCGGCTACTGCTCAGCCTCGTCAAGTTCCCCGACAACAACCAGGCCTTCTATGCCGAACGGATCGAGGTCGAACCGATCACCCTCACCCGCATCGTCGACCGGCTCGAAGAATCGGGCTGGGTCGAGCGCGTGGCCGATCCCTCTGATCGACGCGCACGCCTGCTGCACCTGACCGACAAGAGCCGCGAGATCGTCGAACCGTTGCGCACGATCATCGACGGCCTCGTCGCCGACATGGTCGAAGGCCTGAGCCAGGAAGATCAGGATGGGCTGGCCGCCTTGCTTGCGAAAGTATCCGACAACCTTTCGGCAGATCGAACCATGAAGGACGTGGCAAATGGCTGAGGCTGATCCCCAGATCCCCGCCGAAGCCGGGGTCGTGATCAAGGAAACCGTCGCGCCGAAGAAGCGCAATTGGGGCCGGCTCGCGCTGATGCTCAGCGTGCCGCTGGCGCTGCTTATCGCGGGAGCGATCTATTGGCTGACGCTGCAAGGCAAGGTCTCGACCGACAATGCCTATGTCCAGCAGGACCAGGTCGCGGTGAGCGCACAGGTCGGCGGCGAGATCGTCGAGGCGCTGGTTGGCGATGGAGACACTGTAAAGGCCGGGGACGTATTGTTCCGCCTCGACCCCGAACCCTACCGCCTGCAGATCGCACAGGCCGACGCGGCTATTGCGACCGCGCAGGCGAATATCACCGCGCTGGCGAATGCGGCCGACCTGTCCGGCGCCGACATTTCTGCTGCGCGCGAGGATATCGCCTTTGCGGAGGCGAATTTCCGCCGCAAGGACGAGCTCTACAAGCGTGGCTTCCTGAACAAGGCAGAGCATGATGCAGCCGCGCATGCGGTCAGCCAGGCCCGCGAAGCGCTGCGCCAGGCCGAAGCCAAGCGGCAGGCTGCCAGCGCCAAGCTGGCCACCGGCCCCGCGGTTCCCGGCGAAAATCCGCAAGTGGCCACGGCAAAGGCGCAGCGCGCGGTTGCCGAGCTGCAGCTCAGCCGCACCGTGGTGCGCGCGCCCAGCGCCGGTCGTATCGCTCAGGCCGATCGGTTG from Erythrobacter mangrovi encodes:
- a CDS encoding alpha/beta fold hydrolase, with product MKTEHFASFDGTDLALHRHGEGRPFVLLHGLFSSAEMNWIKWGHHETIAARGYEVLMLDFRIHGESAVPQDPAAYPSRVLVRDLVALVEHLGLDDYDLGGFSLGARTTLHAVATRVLAPARVVLGGMGTAGLGEWRKRSGFFRRVIDEFDSIEQGDPAYFSKMFLKSQGIDRTAARMLLDTMPDLDLALLDNVTMPALVVCGDEDRDNGSAPELAALLPNATYVEVPGTHMSSCTKPEMGQAIADWLGDTR
- a CDS encoding 2-hydroxychromene-2-carboxylate isomerase, which encodes MTLIADLYFSFRSPYSYLSVGRYRAMAEEYDLDITLRPVYPLAIRQPDFFERNHPNWLAYTFRDMIRVAQFHGIPFGAPRPDPIVQDVATRKIAEEQPYIRRVTRMGQAAARRGKGLVFAHEAGQMIWGGQENWHEGDHLASALERAGLDAAEIEAEVTAEPEALDAEIAANQDALEAAGHWGVPTLVFEGEPFFGQDRIEMAKWRMEQKGLSAR
- a CDS encoding M2 family metallopeptidase, with the translated sequence MKFASVALSALAISLASPALAEHHEVAPAENAAFPMTPQGAADWVASVEQDLFDYSVEASQVYWVNNTYITEDTDALAAKIGAVGTEKSVKYALEAAKYAEIANLDPVVKRKLDILRNNIVLPAPTMPGAATELNEIATRLNSQYGKGKGMLNGKEISGSDIEAEMGNPERTPEELAEMWSSWHDNVGGPMKGDYVRMVEIANLGAKELGFDDVGAMWRSGYDMSPEEFTAMTERLWEETKPLYVALHAYVRSKLSEKYGDEVQAKTGPIRADLLGNMWAQEWGNIYPLVAPAGAGDIGYDIGELLAAQDKGPIDMVKIGEGFYSSLGMKPLPETFWKRSMFLKPADREVVCHASAWDIDNKDDIRIKMCIKVNADDFVTIHHELGHNYYQRAYQDQSYLHLNGANDGFHEAIGDFVALSITPEYLVQIGLLDRNDVPSADKDIGLLLRQAMDKVAFLPFGLLVDKWRWGVFDGTVPPEAYNAAWVGLKRDYQGITPPVDRPLDAFDPGAKYHIPGNTPYTRYFLARILQFQFYKAACDQAGWKGPLHRCSFYGNKEVGEKLNAMLEMGASKPWPDALEVFAGTREMSAKPMLEYFKPLMKWLEQQNKGKPKGW
- the rimK gene encoding 30S ribosomal protein S6--L-glutamate ligase, producing MKIAMLARNPDLYSHRRLVEAAEACGHSMDVLNTLRCTVHIASHRPTVSYNGEKVNGYDVVIPRIGASITNYGLAILRQFEMAGVWSLNESVAIGRSRDKLRSMQILAKHGLGLPLTAFAHDPKQTEEIIRAVNGPPVVIKLLEGTQGIGVVLAETMSSAKSVIEAFRGANVNILVQEFIKEAGGTDIRALVIGGKVVAAMQRTGAPDEFRSNLHRGGSAKLIKITPEERSTAVRAAKRMGLNVCGVDMLRSNHGPVIMEVNSSPGLEGIEQATGKDIAGMIIKFIEDHAQQGKTKTKGKG
- a CDS encoding YncE family protein — its product is MSRVFPLVLIPLAVACAPLAEVTETPAAEGVSGALFVAGKFGNTLAKVDLATGARTALVASCANPHELATSPDDRHVALACYGGTSVDIFRTDGLEKVASIELGDNARPHGIVWQDNGDLYATAEGRQSIFWVRDPLGKAETFEYGTGQRGTHMLVVAPNARHAWTTDLSSKTVTRVDLLTRRAPQSIEVGIEPEGISLAPDGETLWVSARGSNEAYMISPEDLTVRKSVSVGPFPLRIAVRPQGDFAVTSDLAAGALTVIDAQTGEVARTIAVSSPQEAEQRQQVTILWSPDGQRIYVAETGTDTIAEVDFASGKVLRRLDGGDGGDGLAIIE
- a CDS encoding SDR family NAD(P)-dependent oxidoreductase, translating into MSKADNRSRSIAGRVAIVTGAASGMGRATAKLFAAEGARVAVTDLDFAACQAVARECGTNALPYALDVADAEAIARVVIQVAEDFGGIDILVNNAGVSSFCPLDQGDAYDEIWARALAVMLTAHQRMVRAALPYLRKSDAARIVNIASTEGLGATPGDTPYVAAKTGVTGLTRGLAVDLGPEGITVNCICPGPISTAMTQGVPDEHKIIFAKRRTALKRYGDPEEVAHMTLSLVLPAASYITGAVIPVDGGLMARNA
- a CDS encoding HlyD family secretion protein: MAEADPQIPAEAGVVIKETVAPKKRNWGRLALMLSVPLALLIAGAIYWLTLQGKVSTDNAYVQQDQVAVSAQVGGEIVEALVGDGDTVKAGDVLFRLDPEPYRLQIAQADAAIATAQANITALANAADLSGADISAAREDIAFAEANFRRKDELYKRGFLNKAEHDAAAHAVSQAREALRQAEAKRQAASAKLATGPAVPGENPQVATAKAQRAVAELQLSRTVVRAPSAGRIAQADRLQVGQQVVQGLPVLTLVADGSSYVEANFKETDLADMKVGQPAEIHFDAYPDLVLKGHVESIGAGTGSEFSVIPAQNATGNWVKVTQRVPVNIAIDQESPRSLIAGLSTEVTVFTDGRKR
- a CDS encoding putative ATP-dependent zinc protease codes for the protein MKLMPVVGWRELVHLPELGLHELPAKIDTGARTSSLHATVLEKFERDGEQYVRFAVDFERQHVRQVCEAVHVDWRGITSSNGETQRRMIIKTPLRIGSLEFRVEISLADRSDMKFPMLIGRSALRRRFVVDSGHSWLQTPGRDVEKGYKT
- a CDS encoding MarR family winged helix-turn-helix transcriptional regulator, with product METNVGYLLSDSGRLLRKTFDERVRSLGLTAVQARLLLSLVKFPDNNQAFYAERIEVEPITLTRIVDRLEESGWVERVADPSDRRARLLHLTDKSREIVEPLRTIIDGLVADMVEGLSQEDQDGLAALLAKVSDNLSADRTMKDVANG
- a CDS encoding GFA family protein — protein: MSTIKTGGCQCGRVRYRVDVEDAEAYLCHCRMCQKATGGFAAAFVQVPREALTWESEPDRYESSPIADRPFCSHCGTPLGFHYKDNKGRDDLTIGSFDDPSGFVPSGHYGAESLHEAWIDTSGLPRQRSDGTPSITARWKKEGLDVPE